One region of Natronorubrum aibiense genomic DNA includes:
- a CDS encoding COG1361 S-layer family protein — protein MTREGATPQQRRRHRIAVGCLVLVLVGFCGVATPVAAASSDTATAGYLQVQEDQPGNETEVNDSAAAGDDGALPPEQRPENESPTPLPTEDVPEEFPQAPSTIDSFPVQGPEGDVIVEIDDDQSVRAGDTTTIDLEVTNDGDEDVTDVVVTFQAPDGSVTLGSPTAPQATQSVYFEELQDGETEQFDIDVTASRVDSGTYPLFATVQYRVDDDDDDDNGDDEPAETSGPSVLGIDVDDAHPLEITPVETDVPVDSDAVYEARVTNDGNETITGIVATLEVGPPLSSESPTAYVGTLESGESTAVRFGLESSSDAIETSTNVAISLTYDTGSGERTSTTPSPYPVSITDTDEETDVDSIGPFVAVAVVFVLAAIWWLRRR, from the coding sequence ATGACGAGGGAGGGTGCCACCCCGCAGCAGCGTCGGCGACACCGAATCGCTGTTGGCTGCCTCGTGCTCGTCCTCGTCGGATTCTGCGGCGTCGCGACACCCGTTGCAGCTGCGAGCAGTGACACGGCCACGGCTGGGTATCTACAGGTTCAAGAAGACCAACCCGGAAACGAGACGGAAGTGAACGACTCGGCCGCCGCAGGCGACGACGGGGCGTTGCCCCCTGAGCAACGTCCCGAAAACGAATCCCCGACGCCATTGCCCACCGAAGACGTCCCGGAGGAGTTCCCCCAAGCGCCCTCGACGATCGATTCGTTTCCGGTGCAAGGACCCGAAGGTGACGTCATCGTCGAAATTGACGACGATCAATCCGTCCGAGCGGGCGATACGACGACGATCGACCTTGAGGTGACGAACGACGGCGACGAAGACGTGACTGACGTCGTCGTGACGTTCCAAGCGCCGGACGGGTCGGTGACGCTTGGCTCGCCCACCGCGCCGCAGGCGACGCAGTCGGTCTATTTCGAAGAACTGCAGGACGGTGAGACGGAGCAGTTCGACATCGACGTCACGGCTTCCAGAGTCGATTCAGGGACGTACCCGCTGTTCGCGACCGTCCAGTACCGCGTCGACGACGATGATGACGATGACAATGGCGACGATGAACCCGCCGAAACCAGTGGCCCATCAGTGCTCGGGATCGACGTTGACGACGCCCACCCGCTCGAGATCACGCCAGTCGAGACCGACGTGCCGGTCGACAGCGACGCCGTCTACGAAGCACGGGTGACGAACGACGGAAACGAAACGATCACGGGTATCGTTGCTACGCTGGAGGTCGGGCCACCTCTGTCGAGCGAATCACCGACGGCGTACGTCGGGACGCTCGAGTCGGGCGAGTCAACAGCGGTTCGGTTTGGTCTCGAGTCGTCGTCCGACGCGATCGAGACGTCGACTAACGTTGCGATTTCGCTCACGTACGACACCGGTTCCGGCGAGCGAACGAGCACAACCCCGTCACCGTATCCAGTCTCGATTACCGACACCGACGAGGAGACCGACGTCGATTCTATCGGCCCGTTCGTCGCCGTCGCGGTCGTGTTCGTACTCGCGGCGATCTGGTGGCTCCGCAGGCGGTGA
- a CDS encoding amino acid ABC transporter substrate-binding protein, producing MKAVGGAGVAGLAGCLGGESTVTATASEASDSSDEDDGGDEPSTDTITLGGSMSLSGDRSDIGRLYADAYELTVGRINDAGGVEAGDGIPYELELVLRDDESDPSRSEVIYQNLVDQAGIDYLVGPYSSAITLSTSDVAANAERPMVAGGGASSQIFERDNEWIVSLLPAADTYATTSIEMTMAQPDPPSSAAILAKADPFNQDTAEGARGILQSAGINVVVDETITAETTDLSTSLALVEDADADVLLLNGYQEDAVIAAEQLASENVDVDMAWAPGTNLTDSFREQTGENGDYWYGPSPWATTVDSADDVFGSTSEFISAIENEYGYEPDYHSAAASAVVQTFQRAFTAVDELTPGTVRNAIRGVQFDSLYGPVQFDEDGAILRDMVVYQWQPEAGRQLVWPEQVSEANSIYPMPNWDAR from the coding sequence TTGAAAGCGGTTGGGGGAGCGGGCGTCGCCGGCCTAGCGGGCTGTCTGGGTGGCGAGTCGACGGTAACCGCCACCGCTTCCGAAGCGAGCGATAGCAGCGACGAAGACGATGGAGGTGACGAGCCGTCGACGGACACGATCACGCTCGGCGGCTCGATGAGTCTCTCCGGTGACCGCTCCGATATCGGACGGCTGTACGCGGACGCATACGAACTGACCGTCGGCCGTATTAACGACGCTGGCGGCGTCGAAGCTGGCGACGGTATCCCCTACGAGCTAGAGCTAGTCCTGCGAGACGACGAGAGCGACCCCTCGAGGAGCGAAGTCATCTACCAGAACCTCGTCGATCAGGCGGGGATCGACTATCTGGTAGGGCCGTACTCGAGTGCGATTACACTGTCGACCAGTGACGTTGCGGCGAACGCCGAGCGGCCGATGGTCGCGGGTGGCGGCGCCAGCAGCCAGATCTTCGAGCGCGACAACGAGTGGATTGTCAGCCTGTTACCGGCAGCCGACACGTACGCCACCACGAGCATCGAGATGACGATGGCACAGCCAGATCCACCATCCTCGGCGGCGATCTTGGCCAAAGCGGATCCGTTCAACCAAGACACTGCGGAGGGAGCGCGCGGAATCTTGCAGTCGGCGGGAATCAACGTCGTCGTCGACGAGACGATCACTGCTGAGACGACCGACCTATCGACGTCCCTCGCGCTCGTTGAGGATGCCGACGCGGATGTCCTCCTTCTGAACGGCTATCAAGAAGATGCGGTGATCGCGGCCGAACAATTAGCGAGCGAGAACGTTGACGTCGATATGGCGTGGGCGCCGGGCACCAACCTCACTGACTCGTTCAGAGAACAGACCGGGGAGAACGGCGACTACTGGTACGGCCCGTCGCCGTGGGCGACCACTGTCGACTCCGCGGACGACGTCTTTGGATCGACGAGCGAGTTTATTTCGGCCATCGAGAACGAGTACGGGTACGAACCCGACTACCACAGTGCGGCCGCCAGCGCCGTCGTCCAGACGTTCCAGCGCGCGTTCACGGCCGTCGACGAGCTGACGCCGGGAACCGTGCGCAACGCCATCCGTGGTGTCCAGTTCGACAGCCTTTACGGCCCCGTCCAATTCGACGAGGACGGCGCCATCCTGAGAGACATGGTCGTCTATCAGTGGCAGCCAGAGGCGGGCAGACAGCTCGTGTGGCCGGAACAGGTCAGTGAAGCCAACTCCATCTATCCAATGCCGAACTGGGACGCACGATGA
- a CDS encoding ABC transporter permease, with the protein MLDITSFEAGRRLRGSLLLSGALIALIVLTIALFPSIQETGADLDAYLESLPPEAARAFVGNVTTLTTIEGYLVSQLYQFGWVLLLAIYYAYAAASTIAGEVERGTIDMTLTLPISRTRFVVGKFLSLVPGVVLVNAITFVAVLIGVEAVGESIDVADLFAVHAYSIAYLLACAGIGLLASVAFDSVRRAQTVGAGAVFGLFLLDTFTFDTDYDYLGDVAFSRYFDPGAILVDGDIAWTDLSVLLIAVVVLLVICSEFFERRDLSG; encoded by the coding sequence ATGCTCGATATTACGTCGTTCGAGGCCGGTCGCCGACTCCGTGGCTCGCTGTTACTGTCCGGTGCGTTGATCGCCTTGATCGTCCTCACGATTGCGCTGTTCCCATCGATTCAGGAGACCGGTGCCGACCTCGACGCCTACCTCGAGTCGCTCCCGCCCGAAGCGGCACGTGCGTTCGTCGGCAACGTGACCACGCTGACGACGATCGAGGGTTATCTCGTCTCGCAACTGTACCAGTTCGGCTGGGTGTTGTTGCTCGCGATCTACTACGCGTACGCTGCCGCGTCGACGATCGCCGGAGAGGTCGAACGCGGGACGATCGACATGACCCTGACGTTGCCGATCTCCCGCACTCGATTCGTCGTTGGCAAGTTTCTGTCGCTCGTTCCCGGCGTCGTTCTCGTCAACGCGATCACGTTCGTTGCGGTTTTGATCGGCGTCGAAGCCGTCGGCGAATCGATCGATGTCGCGGATCTGTTTGCGGTCCACGCCTACTCGATCGCGTACTTGCTGGCCTGTGCTGGAATCGGGCTGCTCGCTTCCGTCGCGTTCGACTCCGTCCGTCGGGCACAGACCGTCGGTGCTGGTGCTGTCTTCGGTTTGTTCTTGCTCGATACGTTCACGTTCGATACCGACTACGACTACCTCGGGGACGTTGCGTTCTCGCGGTATTTCGATCCCGGTGCGATTCTCGTCGACGGCGACATCGCGTGGACGGATCTTTCGGTGCTCCTGATCGCTGTCGTCGTCCTTCTCGTCATCTGCAGCGAGTTCTTCGAGCGCCGTGACCTCTCCGGCTAG
- a CDS encoding SLAC1 family transporter — translation MGTGVLGIALSLVATRSHLESVAMLATAFVSLTLVATVAFLVPWLLRIGYYPDRVRTDLIHPVRSQFFPTMPITLLVLGVGIDQTMGHLLSDATLQSLLTLFFVVGSVGIFGFGLLLVTLMFTNDRIGPDDGVFAWYIPPVSHLVIPLLGFLLVSDYYAGTLTGQIIFVVSVIALGVGTFMFLFFGSIVLYRYAYATLPHEKLAPTFAIGLAPTSVLVIDIARLTYALQAGVGVDISLAPLEPLLKLLALLLWGFSAWWFVLTGALVAYYITRRTHPFFFTWWAYTFPIGAFAVSTDVLANLLDVAAFGFVLIGVTALLLVVWTITAGQTWRLVARGRAFTAD, via the coding sequence ATGGGCACTGGTGTACTCGGTATCGCCTTGTCGCTGGTCGCGACACGAAGTCACCTCGAGTCCGTCGCGATGCTCGCCACAGCTTTCGTCAGTCTGACGCTGGTTGCGACGGTCGCGTTCCTCGTTCCATGGCTGTTGCGGATCGGCTACTACCCAGATCGGGTGCGGACCGACCTGATCCATCCGGTCCGAAGCCAATTCTTCCCGACGATGCCGATCACGCTGCTCGTCCTCGGCGTCGGTATCGACCAGACGATGGGCCATCTTCTCTCCGATGCGACGCTACAGTCTCTCCTCACGCTGTTTTTCGTCGTTGGAAGCGTGGGGATCTTCGGCTTCGGGCTGTTGCTCGTGACGCTCATGTTCACCAACGACCGGATTGGTCCTGACGACGGCGTCTTCGCGTGGTACATCCCGCCTGTGTCCCACCTCGTGATCCCGCTCCTCGGTTTCTTGCTCGTTAGCGACTACTACGCCGGCACGCTCACAGGGCAGATCATTTTCGTCGTGTCGGTGATCGCACTCGGCGTCGGGACGTTCATGTTCCTGTTTTTCGGCTCGATCGTTTTGTATCGGTACGCCTACGCGACGCTCCCACACGAGAAACTCGCCCCGACGTTCGCCATCGGGCTCGCTCCGACATCCGTGCTCGTCATCGATATCGCCCGTCTCACGTACGCGTTGCAAGCTGGCGTCGGCGTTGACATTTCGCTCGCACCGCTCGAGCCGCTGTTGAAGCTGCTCGCGCTGTTGCTGTGGGGCTTTTCGGCCTGGTGGTTCGTTCTGACGGGTGCGCTCGTTGCCTACTATATTACACGCCGGACACACCCGTTTTTCTTTACGTGGTGGGCCTACACCTTCCCGATCGGTGCGTTCGCCGTCTCGACTGACGTGCTCGCCAATCTTCTCGACGTTGCGGCCTTCGGCTTCGTTCTGATCGGTGTGACGGCGCTGCTCTTGGTTGTCTGGACGATTACAGCGGGCCAAACCTGGCGACTCGTGGCTCGTGGACGTGCGTTCACCGCTGATTAA
- a CDS encoding PH domain-containing protein yields MSDTSVIDPETDDWLTLDQDEEIIWSGKLHESSLIPALIIGLPLALVLVGLFIIAGAYLHRENTQYVVTTDGLYKKTGILSRDVQRIDFGKVQNTSYSQGFFGSQFGYGNVDISTAGGSGIEMQFQSVPEPREVQELINKRVKASRGKSTESSETKRDVLDEILIELKEIHSTLEAQQETVGDTSATLSNIGNSEKRHSTSENDSELNESEGTEQATEASETDQGSNR; encoded by the coding sequence ATGTCCGATACCTCTGTTATCGACCCTGAAACTGACGACTGGTTAACCCTTGATCAGGACGAGGAGATTATCTGGTCCGGGAAACTTCATGAGAGTAGTCTGATCCCCGCACTCATCATTGGTCTGCCTTTAGCCCTCGTCCTCGTTGGGTTATTCATCATCGCGGGGGCCTATCTTCACCGTGAGAATACGCAGTACGTTGTGACGACCGATGGACTGTATAAGAAGACGGGAATTCTCTCTCGTGATGTCCAGCGCATCGATTTCGGCAAGGTCCAGAACACCTCTTACAGTCAAGGGTTTTTCGGCTCCCAGTTCGGCTACGGAAACGTCGATATCTCGACTGCTGGCGGGTCCGGTATCGAGATGCAGTTCCAGTCGGTGCCTGAACCACGTGAGGTTCAGGAACTCATCAACAAGCGCGTGAAAGCTAGTCGTGGTAAATCCACGGAATCCAGCGAAACCAAGCGTGATGTGCTTGATGAGATTCTTATCGAACTCAAGGAGATTCACTCTACTCTCGAGGCACAACAGGAGACTGTGGGCGACACCTCGGCCACACTGTCCAATATCGGTAATTCAGAAAAGCGGCATTCGACTAGCGAGAATGACTCCGAATTGAACGAGTCTGAGGGTACCGAACAAGCTACTGAGGCCTCCGAAACCGACCAAGGATCAAACCGATGA
- a CDS encoding ABC transporter ATP-binding protein: protein MTSAPPPVEVDGLTKYYGDVRGVEDLTFSVESGEIFGFLGPNGAGKSTAIRVLLGLLKPTDGQARILGRDVTDRNELRNAKQQLGYLPSDVSFYDRVTGATVLDYFGRIRGEQRRTELLERFPVPLDRNVKAYSSGNRQKLAIVATFMHDPELAIMDEPTSGLDPLVQNEFYALLEERQERGQTSFFSSHVLSEVRRVCDRVGIIRDGQLIELDTVTNILEAGGTVVTVRLAEEPPVSALEVPGTGHAERIDDAYRLVLSREFDPLIDRLHEYTVLDLEVREASIEDVFMHFYGDADDGESIETSAHSSES from the coding sequence GTGACCAGTGCTCCACCACCGGTGGAAGTCGACGGCCTGACGAAGTATTACGGCGACGTTCGGGGCGTCGAAGATCTCACGTTTAGCGTCGAGTCTGGAGAGATCTTTGGTTTTCTCGGGCCGAACGGCGCTGGCAAGTCAACGGCGATTCGCGTCCTGCTTGGCCTGTTAAAGCCCACCGACGGGCAGGCCCGGATACTGGGTCGTGACGTCACCGACCGGAACGAACTACGTAATGCAAAGCAGCAGTTGGGGTATCTACCGAGTGACGTTTCCTTCTACGATCGCGTCACGGGAGCGACGGTTCTCGATTACTTCGGACGCATTCGTGGTGAGCAGCGCCGAACGGAACTCCTCGAGCGATTTCCCGTCCCTCTCGATCGGAACGTCAAGGCCTACTCGAGTGGGAACAGACAGAAACTCGCCATCGTCGCGACGTTCATGCACGACCCCGAGCTGGCGATCATGGACGAGCCGACGTCGGGACTGGACCCGCTCGTGCAAAACGAGTTCTACGCCTTACTCGAGGAGCGCCAGGAGCGGGGCCAGACGAGTTTCTTTTCCTCACACGTCTTGAGTGAGGTTCGCCGTGTCTGTGACCGCGTCGGAATCATTAGAGACGGACAGCTGATCGAACTCGACACTGTCACGAACATCCTCGAAGCGGGCGGAACGGTCGTTACGGTGCGCTTGGCCGAAGAGCCGCCGGTGTCAGCGCTCGAGGTGCCGGGCACCGGCCACGCCGAACGGATCGATGACGCGTATCGGCTCGTTCTCTCACGGGAGTTCGATCCGCTGATCGATCGATTGCACGAGTACACAGTGCTCGATCTGGAGGTTCGAGAAGCGTCGATCGAGGACGTATTCATGCACTTCTACGGCGATGCTGACGATGGCGAATCCATAGAGACGTCAGCGCATTCGAGCGAGTCCTGA
- a CDS encoding OsmC family protein: MDDIALTTTSEDGYETQSDVGDFTLEIDPMEQTGPNPNAVLVADYASCFLPAVRLGARKAGYDDLGRMTIDAEATLDDEDHLEAIEFVLSIEADVEEPDELIARGEELCHVHAALREGLHADITVETDAF; this comes from the coding sequence ATGGACGATATTGCCCTGACGACGACCAGCGAGGACGGATACGAAACGCAAAGCGACGTCGGCGACTTCACACTCGAGATCGACCCGATGGAACAGACGGGACCGAACCCGAACGCGGTGCTCGTCGCCGACTACGCGTCGTGTTTCCTCCCTGCCGTCCGCCTCGGTGCACGGAAAGCCGGCTACGACGACCTCGGTCGAATGACGATCGACGCGGAGGCAACGCTGGACGACGAAGACCACCTCGAGGCGATCGAATTCGTGCTCTCCATCGAAGCGGACGTTGAGGAGCCCGACGAGCTAATCGCACGCGGCGAAGAGCTCTGTCACGTTCACGCAGCGCTTCGTGAGGGGCTCCACGCCGACATTACCGTCGAGACTGACGCGTTCTAG
- the tsaA gene encoding tRNA (N6-threonylcarbamoyladenosine(37)-N6)-methyltransferase TrmO translates to MEISYTPIGRVRSPYDTPEDVIHDEVSETGGEVVLEEEYEAGLEGIDGFSHIVVFAHLDEINESQLTARPPHVDDLEVGVFATRSPHRPTPLAQTVVELLERDGTTLRVRGLDLVDGTPILDVKPYVPLVDEEDVSVGWFEDR, encoded by the coding sequence ATGGAGATCAGCTACACACCAATCGGACGCGTTCGATCGCCATACGACACCCCCGAAGACGTCATCCACGATGAGGTCTCCGAAACGGGCGGTGAAGTCGTCCTCGAGGAGGAGTACGAGGCCGGTCTCGAGGGGATCGATGGGTTCTCTCACATTGTTGTCTTCGCCCATCTCGACGAAATCAACGAATCCCAACTGACTGCGCGGCCGCCACACGTCGACGACCTCGAGGTCGGCGTGTTCGCAACGCGGAGCCCACACCGGCCGACGCCGCTCGCCCAGACTGTCGTCGAGTTGCTCGAGCGCGACGGGACGACACTTCGTGTCCGCGGCCTCGACCTCGTCGACGGGACGCCGATACTCGACGTGAAACCGTACGTCCCGTTGGTCGACGAGGAAGACGTCTCAGTCGGATGGTTCGAGGATCGCTAA
- a CDS encoding sulfite exporter TauE/SafE family protein: protein MDQPVDEPDTGPKATQIPPEAPPRQIGIEAEALDRKQTALERMRLPRPVLRRFALLGVLYVVLVGGLALTFDSGPRRLSLVPVVVVLAFAFQTADSAAGMGFGTGLAPLLFVLGYEPLQIVPVLLLSQTLMGLVAGAVHHDIDNVTFSLRPLNDETKLLFLLVGIGSVAVLGSVVLTYFTLELSDVIIESYVSFLVLTMGVVGLLRARLRTRIEYRPRRLAAFALLAGVNKGIGGGGYGPVVTLGQILSGVYEKSAVAITTLAEGIVSITGIATFFILFSYGVPVDLQLLPSIFAGGFLAAIVGPYAVRVVPNSVWRYLIPIYAFGIGLIGLLFGVDV, encoded by the coding sequence GTGGACCAACCAGTAGACGAACCGGATACGGGACCAAAGGCCACGCAGATCCCGCCCGAAGCGCCACCTCGCCAGATCGGTATCGAAGCGGAAGCACTGGATCGCAAGCAGACGGCACTCGAACGGATGCGGTTGCCGAGACCGGTGCTTCGGCGTTTTGCACTGCTCGGAGTACTATATGTCGTGCTAGTGGGCGGGTTGGCACTCACATTTGACAGCGGACCGCGACGACTCTCGCTCGTGCCGGTCGTCGTAGTACTTGCGTTCGCCTTCCAGACGGCGGATTCGGCGGCTGGGATGGGGTTCGGAACGGGACTGGCTCCGCTGTTGTTCGTCCTCGGCTACGAGCCGCTGCAAATCGTCCCCGTGTTGTTGCTGTCCCAGACGCTCATGGGCCTCGTTGCCGGCGCCGTCCATCACGACATCGACAACGTCACGTTTTCGCTCCGGCCGCTCAATGACGAGACGAAACTGCTGTTCTTGCTCGTCGGGATCGGTTCCGTCGCCGTCCTCGGCTCGGTCGTGCTCACGTATTTCACGCTCGAACTCTCCGACGTGATCATCGAGTCGTACGTTTCGTTCCTCGTGTTGACAATGGGGGTCGTGGGACTGCTGCGCGCGAGACTGCGGACGAGAATCGAATACCGACCACGACGGCTCGCCGCGTTCGCGCTGCTGGCCGGGGTGAACAAGGGTATCGGTGGCGGCGGCTACGGCCCCGTCGTCACGCTGGGACAGATCCTCTCCGGCGTGTACGAAAAAAGCGCCGTTGCGATCACGACGCTCGCGGAGGGAATAGTCTCGATCACCGGGATCGCCACGTTCTTTATCCTCTTTTCGTACGGCGTCCCGGTCGACCTCCAGCTGTTGCCTTCTATTTTCGCTGGTGGCTTTCTCGCGGCGATCGTTGGCCCCTACGCGGTTCGAGTCGTTCCGAATTCGGTTTGGCGCTATCTCATTCCGATCTACGCGTTCGGTATCGGCCTCATCGGACTGCTTTTCGGGGTGGACGTGTGA
- a CDS encoding bacteriophage holin, with translation MSNWIKTKAKGSDSETMQEPPRTTISEPSRLEPNAFGLACGIFWAGAVAAIGLTARVGWGKRWEQLLADMYRGFNESRSGLIIGAGWAFMDGFTSGYLLASLYNRILRD, from the coding sequence ATGAGTAACTGGATCAAAACCAAAGCGAAAGGATCGGATTCCGAGACGATGCAAGAACCGCCCCGAACCACGATTTCAGAGCCATCTCGACTGGAACCAAATGCGTTCGGGTTGGCGTGTGGAATATTCTGGGCTGGCGCAGTGGCGGCAATCGGTCTCACTGCTCGGGTGGGATGGGGAAAACGGTGGGAACAGCTACTCGCAGACATGTACCGCGGCTTCAATGAGAGCCGGTCCGGGCTCATCATCGGTGCCGGCTGGGCGTTTATGGACGGATTTACCAGTGGATATCTCCTCGCTTCGTTGTACAATCGCATCCTGCGGGATTAA
- a CDS encoding PH domain-containing protein produces the protein MTESIDPAVPLDSHESVTWTGRPRITTALPAVTTGLLVIAFGAVSSLLDETLLFLAVVPIGVAIPLWKYLAIQGTQYVITDHALYVKRGVMSRHVTQATLETVQNSAYSQDITGSMFGYGSVEFEIAGGNDLSFQAIDEPREIRSLVDRAASNTDGLGGNDGQESDIPGNLTQWQRIRDEIREIHTTIED, from the coding sequence ATGACGGAATCGATTGACCCAGCTGTCCCACTCGACAGCCACGAGTCAGTCACGTGGACCGGTCGTCCGCGGATTACGACCGCACTTCCAGCAGTCACAACTGGATTGCTGGTCATCGCCTTCGGGGCCGTCAGCAGTCTGTTGGATGAGACGCTACTCTTTCTCGCAGTCGTTCCAATCGGCGTAGCAATCCCCCTCTGGAAGTATCTAGCTATACAGGGCACGCAGTACGTGATAACGGACCACGCACTCTACGTGAAACGTGGGGTAATGTCCCGACATGTTACACAGGCCACCCTCGAAACGGTCCAGAACAGTGCCTATAGCCAAGATATTACAGGATCGATGTTCGGGTACGGCTCCGTCGAGTTCGAGATCGCTGGTGGGAATGACCTCTCATTTCAGGCGATAGACGAACCCCGTGAAATTCGGTCACTCGTCGATCGAGCAGCATCGAACACCGACGGACTTGGTGGGAACGATGGGCAAGAGTCGGATATTCCTGGCAATTTGACTCAGTGGCAGCGGATCCGGGATGAGATCCGAGAGATTCACACGACGATCGAAGATTAG